Proteins from one Thermosipho japonicus genomic window:
- a CDS encoding alkaline phosphatase family protein translates to MDKPVYEKSIVSFVNVLLKHFKVETKYRFDEMEDTILPQIVGKEKIVVIILDSLGYKKFKKLNVEFEKSIKLSSVFPTTTVAAVTSLLTAMSPQEHGLLGYIQFIREIGSIMNMIDFSYPGLPDSSFETIVKKKIKRLPNVFQRLKKEGYFGGILTSHDIVNSGLSFLIQKDANIFSYYSTIDMFANLQKLLESDFKGLLYVYYGVLDGIGHKKGPDSISYEREAKFLLEEIKKLKYDKKTQIFVVADHGMITTHREKNVFLGEELLRYLKFPPTGEMRMMYFYTKEKKDKELINYLNDRYNKRFEIYPSKQLLSEGYFGFGDINPETEHRVGDYVLLAKDNYSFTYTYTGGEQKLLGMHGSLTNEELYVPLIFV, encoded by the coding sequence GTGGATAAGCCAGTATATGAAAAAAGCATAGTTTCATTTGTTAATGTACTTTTGAAGCATTTTAAAGTTGAAACAAAATATAGATTCGATGAAATGGAAGATACTATTCTTCCACAAATAGTTGGAAAGGAAAAAATAGTAGTAATTATCTTGGATAGTTTAGGTTACAAAAAATTCAAGAAATTAAATGTTGAATTTGAGAAAAGCATAAAGCTAAGTAGTGTTTTTCCAACGACGACTGTCGCTGCAGTTACCAGTTTACTTACTGCGATGTCTCCTCAAGAACATGGACTTTTAGGATATATTCAGTTTATTCGTGAAATTGGAAGTATCATGAATATGATAGATTTTAGCTATCCAGGATTGCCAGATAGCAGTTTTGAAACAATCGTAAAGAAGAAGATAAAAAGGTTGCCGAATGTATTTCAAAGGTTAAAGAAGGAAGGTTACTTTGGAGGGATACTGACTTCACATGATATTGTAAATTCTGGCTTGTCATTTCTAATTCAAAAGGATGCAAACATATTTTCTTACTATTCAACTATTGATATGTTTGCAAATTTACAAAAGCTACTTGAAAGTGATTTTAAAGGTCTTCTTTACGTTTATTATGGAGTGTTAGATGGTATAGGTCACAAAAAAGGACCTGATAGTATATCTTACGAAAGAGAAGCAAAATTTCTGCTTGAAGAAATAAAAAAATTAAAATATGACAAAAAGACGCAGATTTTTGTTGTGGCAGATCATGGAATGATTACAACTCATAGAGAAAAGAACGTATTTTTAGGAGAAGAGTTATTAAGATATCTAAAATTTCCGCCAACTGGAGAAATGCGTATGATGTATTTTTACACTAAAGAGAAAAAAGACAAAGAATTAATTAATTATCTAAATGATAGATACAACAAAAGATTTGAAATATATCCTTCAAAACAACTTTTGAGTGAAGGATATTTTGGATTTGGTGATATAAATCCTGAGACAGAACATAGGGTTGGAGACTATGTTCTTTTAGCTAAAGATAACTATTCTTTTACATATACATATACTGGAGGAGAGCAAAAGCTTTTGGGAATGCATGGTTCACTTACAAATGAAGAATTGTATGTCCCGCTTATTTTTGTATAA
- a CDS encoding ABC transporter permease subunit: MVVRKRNWLTHAILIILIVAILFPVVWVVSTSLRRDNAAFSSKLFSSRMSLQNYKDLLFPEDNVLRLLSDIESITTNSRPYDEKPVEFLVEKFDKDIGALKAYSKESKELVSVVDNEYETIKNYLSENSDKLIQTVVEQVNKLNEKINIERPDDNQSIGVAIISLLEERKIKEKDVLELGLGFDYKDYKDVYVEELKTKLDNIESLKRQLQENQAKLNQIKKDLDFYQEEYTRLSLIIDNSIIPQFESFNKTLQVAYDLLNNPSNQIKAFVSEKDAVEKFEQVYNIVKDMVEMNLSKERKAVIDKMYENMTKVKTLWDNFTLKNSANYADFISLISQFNLKALKQVRESYNLLKNFSEIEREYLKLSNEYILFANKLDSKNQDLEELTDKYLNEEGKYLPAKAYIMSLLLKDDIKSFINKVEKYILPKDINKLYLSVKILSRNVNDFLSYVNDDSLKKDVRSSIRKLDWVATLNDFRKKYEKFAKDVKEFINEFDKYVSSIESTGKAAIYSSKNGVKVRIAALLQLFTKVQSEYPANIASSMSIASKAAADLVDQFPVNDLDKSFKNVDKKLFRFDQIWKQKQKYYLWRWIFNSVIVAGVVAIITTIVNALAAYPFSRMRFRGRKYGIMSLLLIQMFPAIMYMIALYGFLSFIGRYIPSIGLNTLGGLIFVYLGNIAFNMYLIKGFYDTIPSSLEEAAMIDGATRWQTFWRIVIPLASPILSVVVILTFMGTFNEFVLAKIILQDVEKYTYAVGLWTFSSGPFETEWGLFSAAALVGMLPMVILFLSMQKYLVGGLTKGSVKG, from the coding sequence ATGGTAGTAAGGAAAAGAAATTGGCTAACACATGCAATTTTAATAATTTTAATAGTTGCAATACTGTTTCCTGTAGTATGGGTTGTTTCTACATCACTAAGGCGAGATAATGCAGCTTTTTCATCAAAATTGTTTTCATCAAGGATGAGTCTTCAAAACTATAAAGATTTGTTGTTCCCCGAAGACAATGTTTTGAGACTTTTAAGTGACATAGAGTCAATTACAACTAATTCAAGACCTTATGATGAAAAGCCAGTCGAATTTTTGGTAGAAAAGTTTGATAAAGATATAGGAGCTTTAAAGGCATATTCAAAAGAGTCGAAAGAGTTAGTAAGTGTAGTAGATAACGAATATGAAACAATAAAAAACTATTTGTCTGAAAATTCAGATAAATTAATTCAAACAGTTGTTGAGCAAGTAAATAAACTAAATGAAAAGATAAATATAGAAAGGCCTGATGATAACCAATCTATTGGTGTTGCGATAATATCTTTGCTGGAAGAAAGAAAGATAAAAGAAAAAGATGTTCTAGAATTAGGTTTAGGGTTTGACTATAAAGATTATAAAGATGTGTATGTAGAAGAGCTAAAAACAAAACTTGATAATATTGAAAGTCTAAAAAGACAATTGCAAGAAAATCAAGCAAAGTTAAATCAAATAAAGAAAGATCTTGATTTTTATCAAGAGGAATACACAAGACTTTCTTTAATAATTGATAACTCAATTATTCCACAATTTGAAAGTTTTAATAAAACGCTACAAGTTGCATATGATTTATTAAATAACCCGTCAAATCAGATAAAGGCATTTGTTTCAGAAAAAGATGCTGTTGAAAAATTTGAGCAAGTCTACAATATAGTAAAAGATATGGTAGAAATGAATTTAAGCAAAGAAAGAAAAGCAGTTATAGACAAAATGTATGAGAATATGACAAAGGTAAAAACGTTATGGGATAATTTTACATTGAAAAATTCTGCAAATTATGCTGATTTTATCTCGTTAATTAGCCAGTTTAATTTGAAAGCACTTAAACAGGTTAGAGAATCATATAATTTGTTAAAAAACTTTTCTGAAATTGAAAGAGAATATTTAAAACTTTCAAATGAGTATATACTTTTTGCAAACAAATTAGACAGCAAAAATCAGGATTTAGAAGAACTTACCGATAAATATTTAAATGAAGAAGGAAAATATTTACCAGCTAAAGCATATATCATGTCTTTATTATTAAAAGATGACATTAAAAGTTTTATAAATAAAGTTGAAAAATATATTTTACCAAAAGATATCAATAAATTGTATCTTTCAGTAAAGATCCTTTCAAGAAATGTAAATGATTTTTTAAGCTATGTAAATGATGACAGCTTGAAGAAAGATGTAAGATCTAGCATTAGAAAACTTGATTGGGTTGCAACCTTGAATGATTTTAGGAAAAAGTATGAGAAATTTGCAAAAGATGTAAAAGAATTTATTAATGAGTTTGATAAATATGTTAGCTCTATAGAAAGTACTGGAAAAGCTGCAATCTACTCATCAAAAAATGGGGTTAAGGTCAGAATAGCGGCACTTCTTCAGTTGTTTACAAAAGTTCAATCAGAATACCCTGCAAATATTGCATCAAGTATGAGTATAGCTTCAAAAGCGGCAGCTGATCTTGTTGACCAATTTCCTGTAAATGATCTTGATAAATCATTCAAAAATGTTGATAAAAAACTGTTCAGATTTGACCAAATTTGGAAACAGAAGCAAAAGTATTATCTTTGGAGATGGATCTTTAATAGTGTTATAGTTGCGGGCGTTGTTGCAATAATTACTACGATTGTAAATGCACTTGCAGCATATCCGTTTAGTAGAATGAGATTTAGAGGAAGAAAATATGGAATAATGTCACTTCTTTTAATTCAGATGTTCCCAGCTATTATGTACATGATTGCTTTGTACGGATTTTTAAGCTTTATTGGAAGATATATTCCTTCAATAGGGCTTAACACATTAGGTGGACTTATATTTGTGTATCTTGGAAATATTGCATTTAATATGTATCTGATCAAAGGGTTCTATGATACAATTCCAAGTTCTCTTGAAGAGGCTGCGATGATTGATGGTGCAACAAGGTGGCAAACATTCTGGAGAATAGTAATACCACTTGCATCTCCTATTCTTTCAGTTGTAGTTATTCTAACGTTCATGGGTACATTTAACGAATTTGTTCTTGCAAAGATTATTCTCCAAGATGTCGAAAAGTATACATATGCAGTTGGACTTTGGACATTCTCCAGCGGGCCATTTGAAACTGAATGGGGTCTATTTTCAGCAGCTGCACTTGTTGGAATGCTTCCAATGGTTATATTGTTCCTTTCAATGCAAAAATATCTTGTTGGTGGTTTAACCAAAGGTTCTGTAAAGGGATAA
- a CDS encoding ABC transporter permease subunit, translating to MAKFWKIIGYLLLALFNAFSILGALFLFSRGFYELSITFFVLIVLIDYFVLNSRAYPYRYMIPAVILLFILVLYPIAFTIKTAFTNYGTGHIMTRQEVLDRLLTDPVYTYVPDNAKSYDYQIFVRYDGIDPTEDFKMIVVNENGEKYIVGNIKPVRMQAGKMILGEAELIDMEKVQTITENGKLIAIVEDGKTYNYFYSPSDKETAINEVFFKSKIAFPILSKVEIVDNQRNRLSLRFSSDGSLKLVQIKHLYRMALSEVVENGKTVVKTTLVNDRINKPLLEEEGMFYDFDEKGEKVPVLGYISYVGSKNFTKIFTDPTVSGPFTKIFLWNFTYAALSVLFTFVIGLSFALVLNNNTLRGRTIYRTLLIIPWAIPAFISVLIWKNGFFNETYGVFNRFIVTNLFNGDPVKWMTNPFWAKVAVLIVNTWLGFPYMMTVSLGALQSIPDELYEAASIDGASKPKRFWKITFPLLMTTIAPLLVGSFAFNFNNFVNIYLLTAGGPAIPNTTTPAGATDILISYTYKLAFEAGRGQDFGFASAISILIFFIVAGISFVNFRISGSFEEVNR from the coding sequence ATGGCAAAGTTCTGGAAAATAATAGGCTATTTGTTATTAGCATTGTTTAATGCTTTTTCAATTTTGGGAGCATTATTTTTATTTTCAAGAGGTTTTTATGAGCTTTCTATAACATTTTTTGTTTTGATCGTTTTAATAGATTATTTTGTGTTAAATAGCAGGGCATATCCTTACAGGTACATGATACCTGCGGTAATTTTATTGTTTATCCTGGTTTTATACCCAATAGCATTTACCATAAAGACTGCATTTACTAATTATGGAACAGGGCATATTATGACTCGACAGGAAGTTTTGGATAGATTACTTACAGATCCAGTTTATACATACGTACCTGATAACGCGAAAAGTTATGATTACCAGATTTTTGTAAGATACGATGGTATAGATCCAACTGAAGATTTTAAAATGATAGTTGTGAATGAAAATGGAGAAAAATACATTGTTGGAAATATAAAACCTGTTAGAATGCAAGCAGGGAAAATGATACTTGGAGAAGCTGAATTAATAGATATGGAAAAGGTTCAAACTATTACGGAAAATGGAAAGTTAATTGCAATAGTTGAAGATGGTAAAACGTATAATTATTTTTATTCGCCAAGTGATAAAGAGACAGCGATTAATGAAGTTTTCTTTAAATCAAAAATAGCATTTCCTATTTTAAGTAAGGTAGAAATAGTTGATAATCAAAGAAATAGATTATCACTTAGGTTCAGCAGTGATGGAAGTTTAAAACTTGTTCAAATAAAGCATCTTTATAGAATGGCACTTTCTGAAGTTGTTGAAAATGGAAAGACTGTTGTAAAGACTACCCTTGTAAATGATAGGATCAATAAGCCGTTGTTGGAAGAAGAAGGAATGTTTTATGACTTTGATGAAAAAGGTGAAAAGGTTCCAGTTCTTGGATATATTTCATATGTAGGCTCAAAGAATTTTACAAAGATATTTACAGATCCAACTGTTTCTGGACCATTTACAAAGATATTCTTGTGGAATTTTACATATGCAGCACTTAGTGTGTTATTTACTTTTGTAATTGGTCTTTCATTTGCTCTTGTTTTGAACAACAATACATTGCGTGGAAGAACTATATATAGAACCTTATTAATTATTCCTTGGGCAATTCCAGCGTTTATTTCTGTTCTTATATGGAAAAATGGATTTTTCAATGAAACATATGGGGTATTTAATAGATTTATTGTTACCAACTTGTTTAACGGAGATCCAGTTAAGTGGATGACAAATCCATTCTGGGCAAAAGTTGCTGTTTTAATAGTTAATACCTGGCTTGGATTTCCATACATGATGACGGTTAGTTTAGGAGCGCTCCAGAGTATTCCTGATGAACTTTATGAGGCTGCATCTATAGATGGTGCGTCAAAGCCAAAAAGGTTCTGGAAAATAACATTTCCATTATTGATGACAACAATTGCGCCACTTCTTGTAGGAAGCTTTGCATTTAATTTCAATAACTTTGTAAATATCTATCTTTTAACAGCAGGTGGTCCTGCTATTCCAAATACAACAACACCAGCAGGTGCAACTGATATATTGATTTCTTATACGTATAAACTTGCCTTTGAAGCAGGACGTGGGCAGGACTTTGGTTTTGCAAGTGCAATATCAATATTGATTTTCTTCATAGTTGCGGGTATAAGTTTTGTTAACTTTAGAATATCAGGATCCTTCGAAGAGGTGAATAGATAA
- a CDS encoding maltose ABC transporter substrate-binding protein, translated as MKKLLVALLMVVMVFSVFAVKITIWTSEAQAPILTKLADEFKSIYGIDVEVVQVNFNDIKSKFLTAAPAGEGADIIVGAHDWVGELAANGLLEPIPVLPEKDQYLPTPLQAFTYNGKLYGIPYAFDGPALIYNKDYVEEPPKTFDELIELAKQIQEEYEGEVRGFVYDFKNFYFSSYAIFGFGGYVFGEKDGKINVKDVGLANEGAIKGLKLLKRLVDEGLLESGDNYNVMDNLFKDGQAAMIINGPWAVPGWKEAGIDFGVAPIPDLEDGVKPKPFFGAQGFMVNAKSPNKLYAIEFLTKFIATKDVMYRIYLADPRVPSRKDILPMVDDVTRAFAEFLGNYGLPMPNVPEMAGVWGAMGDALSKVLDQGVPVEQALKEAVDTILAGIK; from the coding sequence ATGAAAAAGCTTTTAGTAGCTTTATTAATGGTAGTTATGGTTTTTAGCGTTTTTGCTGTAAAAATTACTATTTGGACTTCAGAAGCACAAGCTCCAATTTTGACAAAACTTGCTGATGAATTCAAATCAATCTATGGTATTGATGTAGAAGTTGTACAGGTTAATTTTAACGATATAAAATCTAAATTTTTAACAGCAGCACCAGCAGGTGAAGGTGCAGATATTATTGTTGGTGCACATGACTGGGTTGGAGAACTTGCAGCAAATGGTCTTCTTGAACCAATTCCTGTTCTTCCAGAAAAAGATCAATATTTACCAACACCTCTTCAAGCATTTACCTACAATGGAAAGTTGTATGGTATTCCATATGCATTTGATGGACCAGCTTTAATTTACAACAAGGATTATGTTGAAGAACCACCAAAAACATTTGATGAGCTTATAGAACTTGCAAAACAAATTCAAGAAGAATATGAAGGTGAAGTAAGAGGTTTTGTATACGACTTTAAAAACTTCTATTTCAGTAGCTATGCAATTTTCGGATTCGGTGGATACGTATTTGGTGAAAAAGATGGAAAAATAAATGTAAAAGATGTAGGTCTTGCAAATGAAGGAGCAATAAAAGGTTTAAAACTTTTAAAGAGACTTGTTGATGAGGGACTCCTTGAATCAGGTGACAACTACAATGTCATGGACAACTTGTTCAAAGACGGACAAGCAGCAATGATTATTAATGGACCATGGGCAGTTCCTGGTTGGAAAGAAGCAGGTATAGACTTTGGTGTTGCACCAATTCCTGATCTAGAAGACGGTGTTAAACCAAAACCATTCTTTGGTGCACAAGGTTTCATGGTTAATGCAAAATCACCAAATAAACTTTATGCTATTGAATTCTTGACAAAATTCATTGCAACTAAAGATGTAATGTACAGGATTTACCTTGCAGACCCAAGAGTTCCATCAAGAAAAGATATTCTTCCAATGGTTGATGATGTAACAAGAGCATTTGCAGAATTCCTAGGAAACTATGGTCTTCCAATGCCAAATGTTCCAGAAATGGCTGGTGTATGGGGAGCAATGGGAGACGCACTTTCAAAAGTTCTTGACCAAGGTGTTCCAGTTGAACAAGCATTGAAAGAAGCAGTAGATACTATATTAGCAGGAATTAAATAA